CTCGTCGATCTCACCGAGGACTCGTTCGACCATATCAATCGTTTGTACCAGCTCCCGGTAGGCATCCAGCAGTTCAGTGTGAGTATTTCGGAGTTGGAACTTTGGGTGATCAGCAGCGAGGAGGCCAGTCGATTGCTCGACGGCGGCGGCGATCTCCGCGTTGGCCACGGCGAGTCGCTTGTCGACGGTTTCGAGTTTGTCGCGGGTGTGTTGGTCGACGGATGCTTTGTCGTTCATGATCTGAAGAGCCACTTCGCCCTAGATAAACCCGTTTCTGCCAACCACTCTCGTTATTCACACTAACCAAATCGACGTGTCGAAACGCCAGTAAAGCAGTAGTCTTTGGTTAGTCACATAGAACCGCGAAAAGGAGTCTGTCGATCTACCGCACGACGTAGTAGCCGTCTTGGCGTGCCAACTCGGCGTTGGAGACCCGTCGACGAAGATACGCCCGCCACACCGACTCTGGAACATTCTGTTCGAGGGGCTGTGTTGAATCGCCATACAGCAGTGGAATTCACTGTTTCACGGCACGCTTGATGTTATAGACGACACACATCAGCGCGATTTCTCGGAACTCACGGAACCATGATCGCGCTCGCACGGCAAGAGTGATCAGCGCAATAGCTGAATATTCAGACAACGTATTTTCTCTGATGGAGCAATCACGTCGGTTTGAGCTTGTTGAGCATCTGTCGGACGCAGAGTTAGATCGAGCGATTGACGAGGCACAGAAGGCGGACGAGACACGTCTCGTCCGGCGACTTTGTTTTATCAAGAACCTCTACGGTGGGAAAACCCAACAGCAGGCAGGTGAGGCTGTTGGCGTTTCCCAGCCGACGAGCAGCCGCTGGGCACGCGCGTGGAATCAAGACGGTGTCAAGGGCTTGCGACCACGCTTCGGCGGCGGGCGGCCGCCGAAGCTCACCTCGGCACAGTGGGACGAGATCTGTGCTGTACTTGAAATCAACCAACCATGGACAGCACGCGAGATCCTCTCACTCATCGAAGACCGTTTCGGCGTTACTTACCACCCTACTCATCTTGCTCGGAAGCTTCGGGCCTCAGGAATGCACTACGCCAAACCACGACCGATGGATCCACGAAGTCCAGAGGATGCTGAGGAGATTCTCGCCGAGCGCCTGAGCGAGGCGCTCGGCGAGGACGATGCCGTGGAGGATGATCCAATCGTCTTGGGATTCTTTCGATGAAGCGTGGCCACAGCCGTTCGAGAACTCTCAGCGGATGTGGTCGTTTGACCGCACCGTCCAGATAGAGAAACCGTTAGTAACGGTACCGTGGCGGTCAATCGGCTTCTATGCGTTGACTGGGCAAAGCGTGATCACGTACAAAGAGCGGTTGGTGAAGGAGACGATCGTCGAGGCTCTCGAAGAGATCCGCGAGCAGAATCCGCAGGGTCGGATTCTGCTCGTGGCAGATAACTACGGCTCTCATCACGCGAAACTCACGCAGGAAAGGGCCGACGAACTCGGTATCGAGTTCGTCTTCATCCCGCCGTACTCACCGACGTTGAACGCAATCGAGCCGCTGTGGAAAGACCTCAAGCGTGAGATTTCACCAACAATCTTTGAGGGGAAAGACCACTTCAGAGAGTTCGTCACTGAGGCGTTCCTTCGGCTGAGCCATCGGCTCAGTTTCGCTGTTGACTGGATCGAGACGTTCCTTCCTGATATTCAAAAGTTACAGTGATCACTCAAGCCGAGCGAGCGCTTGACCGCCGAGTTCACCGTCTCGGTCATTGAGCGCTGATTGTAGCGCTGTTCATCGATTCTAGCGTTGTGTGCGTGGTCGTAGGGTGCGAAGATACGATGTTTGATGAGCGGGCGAATCCCGAGGTCACGAAGGGATTCGCGGAGCGATTGCTTGTCGTATCCTTTGTCGGCGGCAAGAGACCGCAGATCGCCCGCATTCCGGCGGGCGATCTGCTCGGCGAGGTCTGCGTCGCTTCCTTCCCGGTTTGTTGAACAATGAACGTC
This sequence is a window from Halohasta litchfieldiae. Protein-coding genes within it:
- a CDS encoding IS630 family transposase; this encodes MIQSSWDSFDEAWPQPFENSQRMWSFDRTVQIEKPLVTVPWRSIGFYALTGQSVITYKERLVKETIVEALEEIREQNPQGRILLVADNYGSHHAKLTQERADELGIEFVFIPPYSPTLNAIEPLWKDLKREISPTIFEGKDHFREFVTEAFLRLSHRLSFAVDWIETFLPDIQKLQ
- a CDS encoding IS630 family transposase, whose translation is MEQSRRFELVEHLSDAELDRAIDEAQKADETRLVRRLCFIKNLYGGKTQQQAGEAVGVSQPTSSRWARAWNQDGVKGLRPRFGGGRPPKLTSAQWDEICAVLEINQPWTAREILSLIEDRFGVTYHPTHLARKLRASGMHYAKPRPMDPRSPEDAEEILAERLSEALGEDDAVEDDPIVLGFFR